A window of the Dictyostelium discoideum AX4 chromosome 4 chromosome, whole genome shotgun sequence genome harbors these coding sequences:
- the CYP517A1 gene encoding cytochrome P450 family protein, with product MEIINVFLFLIILFLVKDFVKKNKKIHTKSPSGPIAFPILGNVVQIRFWELFKIQEHELFGGYSKKYNGVVRAWFGERLFFFVSNYDVVKYFQKDENFHNRPSVLVPGWRYASSNGLGVMSSSDDKWKRAKSSVSQSLRVRTTKKLMEEKAIEFIDSLEKISNNNEIFYPKGHIQGYACSMLFKYMFNQDLSVESGMSRTIGNAVEHVFGNLSKLTAFDCFEIFSPLYDWFFTRRLKGCDIVRQIISSQNENHLKSIDPSKPRDLMDDLLIEYGLNEITKEDTMQINQICFDIFGPAVGTVTITMNWVILQLCNRPELQEIAYQEIKKAVKDDEYVNLNHKQNAPYIVAFIKETMRLCSNGFGLPRTAKNDQICGDFFIPKDAIIFINYLEISQNEEIFKNAKEFNPTRYLDESLPVPNIHFGVGQRACPGRFVAIDKMFLGISNLLLKYKLKTQNGEKIDDSIQFSVSLKAKDYGIKLEKRI from the exons atggaaataattaatgtttttttgtttctaaTCATTCTTTTCTTGGTAAAAGATTTT gttaaaaaaaataagaaaattcATACAAAATCTCCAAGTGGACCAATTGCATTTCCTATTCTTGGAAATGTTGTTCAAATTAGATTTTGGGaattattcaaaattcaAGAACATGAATTATTTGGTGGTTAtagtaaaaaatataatggtGTTGTAAGAGCATGGTTTGGAgaaagattatttttttttgtttcaaaTTATGATGTTGTAAAGTATTTTCAAAAAGATGAAAACTTCCATAACAGACCATCAGTTTTAGTTCCAGGTTGGAGATATGCTTCAAGTAATGGGCTAGGTGTAATGAGCTCATCTGATGACAAATGGAAAAGAGCAAAATCAAGTGTTTCGCAATCATTAAGAGTTCGTAcaactaaaaaattaatggaaGAAAAagcaattgaatttattgattcacttgaaaaaatttcaaataataatgaaatt ttttatccAAAAGGACATATTCAAGGATATGCTTGTTCAATGTTATTCAAATATATGTTTAATCAAGATTTATCAGTTGAAAGTGGCATGTCAAGAACTATTGGTAATGCAGTTGAACATGTTTTTGGTAATCTTTCAAAATTAACTGCATTTGattgttttgaaattttcTCACCACTTTATGATTGGTTCTTTACAAGAAGATTAAAAGGTTGCGATATCGTTAGACAAATAATCAGTagtcaaaatgaaaatcatttaaagtCAATTGATCCAAGTAAACCAAGAGATTTAATGGATGATTTGTTAATTGAATATGGATTAAATGAAATCACTAAAGAAGATACAATGcaaatcaatcaaatttgttttgatatttttggaCCAGCCGTTGGTACAGTTACAATCACAATGAATTGGgtaattttacaattatgTAATCGTCCAGAACTTCAAGAGATTGCAtatcaagaaattaaaaaagctGTCAAAGATGATGAATATGTCAATTTGAATCATAAACAAAATGCCCCTTATATCGTTGCCtttattaaagaaacaatGAGACTTTGTTCAAATGGATTTGGTTTACCAAGAACTGCTAAAAATGATCAAATTTGTGGTGATTTTTTCATTCCAAAAGAtgctattatttttattaattatttagaaattagtcaaaatgaagaaatctttaaaaatgcCAAAGAATTTAACCCAACTCGTTATTTAGATGAATCACTTCCTGTACCAAATATTCACTTTGGTGTTGGTCAAAGAGCATGTCCTGGTCGTTTTGTCGCAATCGATAAAATGTTTCTtggaatttcaaatttacttttaaagtataaattaaaaactcaAAATGGTGAAAAAATTGATGATTCAATTCAATTTAGTGTTTCTTTAAAAGCAAAAGATTATGgaataaaattagaaaagaGAATTTag
- the CYP517A4 gene encoding cytochrome P450 family protein — translation MEIVNVLLFLIILFLVKDFVKKNKKIHTKSPSGPIAFPILGNVVQIRFWELFKIQEHELIGNYSKKYNGVVRAWIGERLFLFVSNYDVVKYFQKDENFLYRPSLLVPGWRYASSNGLGVMSSSDDEWKRAKSSVSQSLRVHTSKKLMEEKAIEFIDSLEKISNNNEIFYPKGHIQGYACSMLFKYMFNQDLSVESGMSRTIGNAVEHVFGNLSKLTAFDCFEIFSPLYDWFFTRRLKGCDIVRQIISSQNENHLKSIDPSKPRDLMDDLLIEYGLNEITKEDTMQINQICFDIFGPAVGTVTITMNWVILQLCNRPELQEIAYQEIKKAVKDDEYVNLNHKQNAPYIVAFIKETMRLCSNGFGLPRTAKNDQICGDFFIPKDAIIFINYLEISQNEEIFKNAKEFNPTRYLDESLPVPNIHFGVGQRACPGRFVAIDKMFLGISNLLLKYKLKSQNGEKIDDTIHFSVSLKAKDYGIKLEKRI, via the exons ATGGAAATAGttaatgttttattatttctaattaTACTTTTCTTGGTGAAAGATTTT gttaaaaaaaataagaaaattcATACAAAATCTCCAAGTGGACCAATTGCATTTCCTATTCTTGGAAATGTTGTTCAAATTAGATTTTGGGaattattcaaaattcaAGAACAtgaattaattggtaattatagtaaaaaatataatggtGTTGTAAGAGCATGGATTGGAgaaagattatttttatttgtttcaaATTATGATGTTGTAAAGTATTTtcaaaaagatgaaaatttCCTTTACAGACCATCACTTTTAGTTCCAGGTTGGAGATATGCTTCAAGTAATGGATTAGGTGTAATGAGCTCATCTGATGACGAATGGAAAAGAGCAAAATCAAGTGTTTCTCAATCATTAAGAGTTCATAcatctaaaaaattaatggaaGAAAAagcaattgaatttattgattcacttgaaaaaatttcaaataataatgaaatt ttTTATCCAAAAGGACATATTCAAGGATATGCTTGTTCAATGTTATTCAAATATATGTTTAATCAAGATTTATCAGTTGAAAGTGGCATGTCAAGAACTATTGGTAATGCAGTTGAACATGTTTTTGGTAATCTTTCAAAATTAACTGCATTTGattgttttgaaattttcTCACCACTTTATGATTGGTTCTTTACAAGAAGATTAAAAGGTTGCGATATCGTTAGACAAATAATCAGTagtcaaaatgaaaatcatttaaagtCAATTGATCCAAGTAAACCAAGAGATTTAATGGATGATTTGTTAATTGAATATGGATTAAATGAAATCACTAAAGAAGATACAATGcaaatcaatcaaatttgttttgatatttttggaCCAGCCGTTGGTACAGTTACAATCACAATGAATTGGgtaattttacaattatgTAATCGTCCAGAACTTCAAGAGATTGCAtatcaagaaattaaaaaagctGTCAAAGATGATGAATATGTCAATTTGAATCATAAACAAAATGCCCCTTATATCGTTGCCtttattaaagaaacaatGAGACTTTGTTCAAATGGATTTGGTTTACCAAGAACTGCTAAAAATGATCAAATTTGTGGTGATTTTTTCATTCCAAAAGAtgctattatttttattaattatttagaaattagtcaaaatgaagaaatctttaaaaatgcCAAAGAATTTAACCCAACTCGTTATTTAGATGAATCACTTCCTGTACCAAATATTCACTTTGGTGTTGGTCAAAGAGCATGTCCTGGTCGTTTTGTCGCAATCGATAAAATGTTTCTtggaatttcaaatttacttttaaagtataaattaaaatctcaAAATGGTGAAAAAATTGATGATACAATTCATTTTAGTGTTTCTTTAAAAGCAAAAGATTATGgaataaaattagaaaagaGAATTTag
- the pks23 gene encoding beta-ketoacyl synthase family protein, whose product MIEGNFEKNNDNQVAIVGLGLRLPGNSGSPLEFWKNLLDGFDGIVDSNQRWSDTLHSIGEISNKNAGLIDLEENWHSFEPLFFGINPTDAKQIDPQIKLMLKLTWEAFEDASIDPLKLRGTNTSVFVGAANTDYSLINFEQNEAPINIFNGTLSAFANRISYCFDLRGTSLTLDTACSSSLNAVHLGYESIVNGKSNYSVVAGCNILLNPYITRSFHSINITGKSGRCNSFDESADGFVRSEGVVVLILKRLSLAIQDGDQIYCVMKGSSSNVDGTFKKTNFFAPSKNAQSTNIKNAFLSSNGAMKYQDIDFFELHSTGTQVGDPIEVEAVADIFKNVKQEPLLIGSVKSNIGHLEPASGVASLAKVCLMFKHRQFVKNIHFNNPNPNIKFKEWNVKVCTETTAFPDRQVSMAINSFGITGSNACVLLSEYIKPSEIKNQTSMKLNEKSKLLIPISTNSKKSLEQFKSKLLEEIDTYSESLTFEEFAMFQVYSKTTKLSQRSVLIGNDWNDLKIDINEIISTKNNKSGNIIKSNDINPPLVFSFCGQGPQYSKMGLNLYQNEPIFKEFMDLLDSILFKYFGYSIIQKLRSINDDPILINEPILALPSIFMIQISLYKLYLHWGITPSIIVGHSLGEVASAFCSGMIDLETACFVIYKRATIQNKTNGSGRLLAISLNLEEFNNQFSKEYPEIEISCFNSPSSIVVCGNELDILNISKSLKEKQIFNSLLGTSSAFHSSKQDIIKDEIIESTNHIQSRPPSITIFSTVTSNKFDKNTPYDSNYIFDNIRKPVLFQQTIENIFKYIESNDLGNSVIFLELSPHPTLNHYVKEMIPKNSNYFLNKDSISVLSSLNKKKEDINEIQSTISQLYCFGYNIDFSAQFKSEITSNSFKKCSYLIPHYQWDESLFWREGISSINNRKNGASINQLGNKNELSPHISYTSYIDIKEEPFRFLKDHQFRGKSLFPGVGYLDIILKLFPNQDLTIPLLEFKSQFVLTEGVKKTLTTNLYKSAKNEYRATFNFKDQTSGKWIQSANSRILMKSLDVTVKKVDVQSIRDQCNWSTLKREQLYDLIKNYSNISLLESFQRIEEASYGDNRCLCKVSLDPTSSYDNESFLNICIIDTCIHPCIFFDNPASSVFERIEHLKIYSSSVPLTAEDRVKQQYVYCYVELIKKYSDFIYFKTTCFLKDGTVLLHSPLVTIASTLSTNIDTNIECPNNQLFSQCLQPKDSILQSPLILKEYFNQQLQLQQSNIISISTLSSYLFSTLKKILNNLTTDEFQNGSLEEFIGKYSYILEEIQEASTFRSNLIFLSINFLLTHHKHIDQNQVSNFLLNNIPNELLVLDTIVSNKGISHIGIYQHQLILDIISKSIIPIVNEKIVFRILEIGCGVGELTKLINDKLESILNDNPSYNIDIEFVFSDYTDSKVLLIKERLFNSKKSCFFKIIDLNKQLQEQSFSPSYYDLIILSNTTNQIKDIKTSISFINEILTPNGHLLILDTNFIQTSIDEDYYLENYKQWLSFNYLNSGSGAMKLNQWNQLLINDLKFNNFICSTGEIEPYLIQVQKSNLSNSINSVSKEHSSEYDQIIIFGTCDEINIGSSFYGLVPIAINSIDKFKEHVKLQPLTDKSLILFIESVNLLTVDNFNQVSMNYIEINQHLLKNEISGCKHILISRNVNFETSNLFGSSLIGSFRYFCEFNQLNIYSFEFEGNNILSGDGGDKLFNIIQELSNSNKHSQNEFSIRSDGKIYYERIKLESNLKLKYKSKSYIENKNELVSRLKPDLTFALEAVLPLNPNFVEVKVMASGVNFKDFLVYRQLINMANSNENGDPSKPQFGYELSGIVTKVGKNVTKFKVGDHVMGGAFHTFSSSVHVDQDRIELKPSNISWFEASQSLVYLTSYCSLFELGRLDLYGSTETVLIHSGSGGIGLSCIDLLQVYGFKGFLFVTVGSEEKKQFLKDRYGNFITEIYSTKNTDYEYLIKEKLIELKAPSQEYGSFSMICVDLIINTLSADYMDANFNCLSQGGRIIDLSITHMTTTDTTDFYKFRNHIGYMTYESVIAGFRKHKHVLKIIVDLLASGKLKTIPFNVYPVTKIKEAIESLGDRKHIGKNIVNFNDPEGIDLIDCPEFSNNHNFIHPSSNYKIHQDTLGKTILITGQAGLSDTIIKWIREKRSDSIESIIVLSKSPIKFELERAIGRIRSTNLKIYFKQVDISDEKLLLKSINQLFEENKDIKPIESIFHNAFSPAECEPLEIDMNHLISSHSAKSMGAYNLHKLSLNWPIKQFVLSSSVTSILGSQRQCGYVASNCFIDALSRHRKSLNLPCISINWGLLGGGGFAARNDAVFKLFELQGSVGISKDLVWGSLDLLLQNQNESTNKMVASFEFHATCKTYKYHKLSYKLDYFLNPIISKESVTDEKEFSIRQDIVDKFASLLSTDQSKLNLDIKVIDYGADSLLVVEVKNWADNIFARNILSMPEIQNSTINQIINIVTTKVSNLPSKKK is encoded by the exons ATGATCGAAGGAAATTTTGAAAAGAACAATGATAACCAAGTTGCGATTGTTGGTCTTGGGCTAAGATTACCAGGTAACTCGGGTTCTCCTTTAGAATTTTGGAAAAACTTGCTTGATGGTTTTGATGGAATTGTTGATTCTAAtcaaag atgGAGCGACACACTCCATAGTATTGGAGAAATCTCAAATAAGAATGCAGgattaattgatttggaaGAGAATTGGCATTCTTTTGAGCCATTGTTTTTTGGAATCAATCCAACTGATGCTAAACAAATTGATccacaaattaaattaatgttAAAGTTAACATGGGAAGCATTTGAAGATGCATCAATTGATCCTTTAAAACTCAGAGGAACCAATACTTCTGTTTTTGTTGGTGCCGCAAATACTGATTATTCTTTGATTAATTTCGAACAAAATGAAGCAccaatcaatatttttaatggtACTCTCAGTGCATTTGCAAATAGAATATCatattgttttgatttaCGTGGTACTTCATTAACACTTGATACAGCatgttcatcatcattaaatgcAGTTCATTTAGGATATGAATCAATTGTTAATGGTAAATCAAATTACTCTGTAGTAGCTGGTtgtaatatattattaa ATCCATATATTACTAGATCATTtcattcaattaatattacagGTAAATCTGGTAGATGTAATTCATTTGATGAATCTGCTGATGGTTTTGTACGTTCAGAAGGTGTTgttgtattaattttaaaaagattatcaCTTGCAATTCAAGATGGTGATCAAATTTATTGTGTAATGAAAGGAAGTAGTTCAAATGTAGATGGTACTTTTAAGAAAACAAACTTTTTTGCACCTTCAAAAAATGCACAATCAACTAATATCAAAAATGCATTTTTATCATCCAATGGTGCAATGAAATATCAAGatattgatttctttgaattACATAGTACAGGTACACAAGTAGGTGATCCAATCGAAGTTGAAGCTGTTgctgatatttttaaaaatgttaaacaagaaccattattaattggatcagttaaatcaaatattggTCATCTTGAACCTGCATCAGGTGTAGCATCATTAGCAAAAGTTTGTTTAATGTTTAAACATCGTCAATTTGTAAAGAATATTCATTTCAATAACCCAaatccaaatattaaattcaaagaaTGGAATGTTAAAGTATGTACAGAAACAACAGCATTCCCAGATAGACAAGTATCAATGGCAATCAATAGTTTTGGTATAACTGGTTCAAATGCATGTGTTTTATTGTCTGAATACATCAAACCTtcagaaataaaaaatcaaacatctatgaaattaaatgaaaaatctaaattattaataccaaTCTCAACCAACTCAAAGAAGTCACTCGaacaattcaaatcaaaACTACTTGAAGAAATTGATACATATTCAGAAAGCTTAACTTTTGAAGAGTTTGCAATGTTTCAAGTTTATTCAAAAACAACCAAATTATCACAAAGATCAGTTTTAATTGGTAACGATTggaatgatttaaaaattgatataaatgaaattatttcaacaaaaaataataaatctggtaatattatcaaatcaaatgatattaatcCACCATTagtattttcattttgtggTCAAGGTCCTCAATATTCAAAAATgggtttaaatttatatcaaAATGAACCAATATTCAAAGAATTCATGGATTTATTAGATTCAatactatttaaatattttggaTATTCAATCATTCAAAAACTAAgatcaattaatgatgatcCAATTCTAATTAATGAACCAATATTAGCTCTACCATCTATATTTATGATTCAAATatcattatataaattatatttgcATTGGGGAATCACACCATCTATAATAGTTGGCCATAGTTTAGGAGAAGTAGCCAGTGCATTTTGTTCAGGCATGATTGATTTAGAAACAGCATGCTTCGTGATATATAAAAGAGCAACCattcaaaataaaaccaatggATCTGGAAGACTTTTAGCAATTAGTTTAAATCTTGAAGAATTCAATAATCAATTTTCAAAGGAATATccagaaattgaaatttcatgtTTTAACTCACCATCATCAATCGTTGTATGTGGTAATGAACttgatatattaaatatttcaaaatcattaaaagagAAACAAATATTCAACTCTTTATTAGGTACATCATCAGCATTTCATTCATCAAAACAAGATATAATCAAAGATGAAATCATAGAATCAACCAATCATATTCAATCAAGACCACCTTCTATAACAATATTTTCAACAGTCACATCAAATAAATTCGATAAAAATACACCTTATGAttcaaattatatatttgaCAATATAAGAAAGCCAGTATTATTTCAACAAACCATTGAAAACATATTCAAATATATtgaatcaaatgatttaggTAATTCAgtaatatttttagaattatcaCCTCATCCAACTTTAAACCATTATGTTAAAGAAATGATTCCAAAGAATTcaaattactttttaaacAAAGATTCAATAAGtgtattatcatcattaaataagaaaaaagaagataTCAACGAAATTCAATCAACAATTTCACAACTTTATTGTTTTGGTTACAATATTGATTTTAGTGCCCAATTTAAATCGGAAATAACATCAAATTCATTCAAGAAATGCTCATATCTAATACCACATTATCAATGGgatgaatcattattttgGAGAGAAGGTATttcatcaataaataatagaaaaaatgGAGCATCAATAAATCAACttggtaataaaaatgaattatcacCACATATATCATATACATCATATATCGATATTAAAGAAGAACCATTTAGATTCTTAAAAGATCATCAATTTCGTGGTAAATCACTTTTCCCAGGAGTTGGTTATTtggatattattttaaaacttttccCAAATCAAGATTTAACCATACCacttttagaatttaaatcaCAATTTGTATTAACTGAAGGTGTAAAAAAAACTCTTACAACTAATCTCTACAAAAGTGCAAAGAATGAATATAGAgcaacatttaattttaaagatcaAACAAGTGGTAAATGGATCCAATCTGCAAATAGTagaattttaatgaaaagtTTAGATGTAACAGTTAAAAAAGTTGATGTTCAATCAATACGTGATCAATGTAATTGGTCAACTTTGAAAAGAGAACAATtatatgatttaattaaaaactattCAAACATTTCACTATTAGAATCATTTCAAAGAATTGAAGAAGCTTCATATGGTGATAATAGATGCTTGTGTAAAGTTTCATTGGATCCAACTTCAAGCTATGATAatgaatcatttttaaatatttgcaTTATTGATACATGTATACATCCATGTATTTTCTTTGATAACCCAGCTTCGTCTGTTTTTGAAAGAATtgaacatttaaaaatttattcttCAAGTGTTCCATTAACTGCAGAAGATAGAGTGAAGCAACAATACGTTTACTGTTATGTTGaacttattaaaaaatatagtgattttatttattttaaaacaactTGCTTCTTAAAAGATGGCACTGTTCTATTACATTCTCCATTGGTAACAATTGCATCTACTCTATCAACAAATATTGATACTAATATTGAATGTCCaaacaatcaattattttcacAATGTCTTCAACCAAAAGATTCAATTTTACAATCACCATTAATATTGAAAGAATATTTTaatcaacaacttcaacttcaacaatCAAATATCATTTCAATATCTACTCTATCCTCTTATCTTTTTTCCacattaaagaaaatattgaataaCCTAACCACTGATGAATTTCAAAATGGTTCACTTGAAGAGTTTATCGGAAAATATTCATATATCTTGGAAGAGATTCAAGAAGCTAGTACTTTCAGATCCAATTTAATCTTCTTATCAATCAACTTTTTATTAACACATCACAAACATATTGATCAAAACCAAGTTTCAAACTTTCTCTTGAATAACATTCCAAACGAATTATTAGTTCTTGATACTATTGTTTCAAATAAAGGTATTTCACATATTGGTAtttatcaacatcaattaattttagatataatttcaaaatcaattattccaatcgtaaatgaaaaaatagtttttagaattttagaAATTGGATGTGGTGTTGGTGAATTAACTAAACTAATCAATGATAAAttagaatcaattttaaatgataatccATCATATAACATTGATATAGAATTTGTATTTTCAGATTATACCGATTCaaaagtattattaattaaagaaagattatttaattcaaaaaagagttgtttctttaaaattattgatttaaacAAACAATTACAAGAACAATCATTTTCACCATCTtattatgatttaattattctatcaaatacaacaaatcaaattaaagatattaaaacatcaatttcatttataaatgaaattttaactCCAAACGGtcatttgttaattttagATACAAATTTCATTCAAACATCAATAGAtgaagattattatttagaaaaCTACAAACAATGgttatcatttaattatttaaattctggTAGTGGTGCAATGAAACTAAATCAATggaatcaattattaataaatgatttgaaatttaataatttcatatgTTCAACAGGTGAAATTGAACCATATTTAATTCAAgttcaaaaatcaaatttatcaaattcaattaattcagtTAGTAAAGAGCATTCATCAGAATATgatcaaattataatttttggtacttgtgatgaaattaatattggttCTTCTTTCTATGGCTTAGTTCCAATAgcaataaattcaattgataagTTTAAAGAACATGTCAAATTACAACCATTAActgataaatcattaatattatttattgaatcaGTAAATCTATTAAcagttgataattttaatcaagTCTCAATGAACTATATAGAAATCAATcaacatttattaaaaaatgaaatttcaggTTGTAaacatattttaatttcaagaAATGTAAACTTTGAAACTTCAAACTTATTTGGATCATCATTAATTGGTTCATTTAGATACTTTTGtgaattcaatcaattaaatatatattcatttgaatttgaaggtAATAATATCCTtagtggtgatggtggtgataaattatttaatattattcaagaattatcaaattcaaataaacattcacaaaatgaattttcaattagaAGTGATggtaaaatttattatgaaagaattaaattagaatcaaatttaaaattaaaatataaatcaaaatcatatattgaaaataaaaatgaattagtTTCAAGATTAAAACCAGATTTAACATTTGCATTAGAAGCAGTATTACCATTGAATCCAAATTTCGTTGAAGTTAAAGTAATGGCAAGTggtgttaattttaaagatttcttAGTTTATcgtcaattaattaatatggcaaattcaaatgaaaatggtgatCCTTCAAAACCACAATTTGGATATGAACTAAGTGGAATCGTTACCAAAGTCGGTAAGAATGTGACCAAATTCAAAGTTGGTGATCATGTAATGGGAGGTGCTTTTCATACATTTTCATCAAGTGTTCATGTAGATCAAGACAGAATCGAATTAAAACCATCAAACATTTCTTGGTTTGAAGCATCACAATCTTTAGTTTATTTAACTTCATATTGTAGTTTATTCGAACTTGGTAGATTAGATTTATATGGTTCAACTGAAACAGTTTTAATTCATTCAGGAAGTGGTGGTATTGGTTTATCTTGTATCGATTTATTACAAGTATATGGATTTAAaggatttttatttgtaactGTAGGTTCTgaagaaaagaaacaatttttaaaagatcgTTATGGTAATTTCATCACAGAGATTTATTCAACTAAAAATACAGACtatgaatatttaattaaagagaaattaattgaattaaaagcACCATCTCAAGAATATGGTAGTTTTTCAATGATTTGTGtggatttaattataaatacttTATCAGCAGATTATATGGATGCAAACTTTAATTGTCTTTCACAAGGTGGTAGAATTATAGATTTATCGATCACTCATATGACAACAACAGATACAACcgatttttataaatttagaaatcATATTGGTTATATGACCTATGAATCTGTAATTGCTGGTTTTAGAAAACATAAACAtgtattgaaaattattgttgatttattagcaagtggtaaattaaaaactatacCATTCAATGTATATCCAgtaacaaaaattaaagaagcAATTGAATCACTTGGTGATAGAAAACATATTGGtaaaaatattgtaaatttCAACGATCCTGAAggaattgatttaattgattgtcctgaattttcaaataaccACAACTTTATCCATCCTTCgtcaaattataaaattcatCAAGATACTTTAGgtaaaacaatattaataacaggTCAAGCAGGTCTTTCAGATACAATCATAAAATGGATAAGAGAAAAAAGATCAGATTCTATTGAAtcaataatagtattatcaaaatcaccaattaaatttgaattagaAAGAGCAATTGGTAGAATAAGATCAACAAATTTGAAAATCTATTTTAAACAAGTTGATATTTCAGAtgaaaaacttttattaaaatcaattaatcaactatttgaagaaaataaagatattaaaccaattgaatcaatattcCATAATGCATTTTCACCAGCAGAATGTGAACCATTAGAAATTGATatgaatcatttaattagCTCTCATTCTGCGAAATCGATGGGTGCCTACAATTTACATAAACTTTCATTAAATTGGccaataaaacaatttgTTTTATCAAGTTCAGTAACATCAATTTTAGGATCACAACGTCAATGTGGTTATGTTGCTTCAAATTGCTTTATAGATGCATTATCAAGACAtagaaaatcattaaatctaCCATGTATTTCAATCAATTGGGGTCTATTGGGAGGTGGTGGTTTTGCTGCACGTAATGATgctgtttttaaattatttgaattacaaGGTTCGGTTGGtatttcaaaagatttaGTTTGGGGTAGTTTAGATTTACttttacaaaatcaaaacGAATCGACAAATAAAATGGTTGCATCATTTGAATTCCACGCTACTTGTAAAACATACAAATATCATAAACTTTCATATAAATTAGATTACTTTTTAAATCCAATCATATCAAAAGAATCTGTGACTGACgaaaaagaattttcaattaGACAAGATATCGTTGATAAATTTGCATCACTACTTTCAACTGATCAATCCAAACTCAATTTAGATATAAAGGTAATTGATTATGGTGCTGATTCATTACTTGTTGTCGAAGTTAAAAATTGGGCTGATAATATATTTGCTAGAAATATATTATCCATGCCTGAAATTCAAAACTCAACaattaatcaaattattaatatcgtTACAACAAAAGTATCAAATTTACcttcaaagaaaaaataa